Proteins from a genomic interval of Rhodoflexus caldus:
- a CDS encoding M14 family metallopeptidase, translated as MLKKIFSAALLCIGVQMAAFSQTDPDLTGMRALGTPANPKVKWAWNYYMDYAGIMKLSQELVKAYPNLVKIENIGKSTQGRDMIVLAITDYKKGNADRKPGFWIDGGIHANELQGTQFAMYTAWYLAESFGKVEFITEMLQDRIFYILPTLSPDSREQFLFKPNTANSSRSGLVALDDDGDGYVDEDGYDDLDGDGEITMMRRKSPTGRWKEDPNYPARMIPAKADEPGEYEMLGIEGIDNDGDGRVNEDLPGTYDPNRDWGWGWQPDYVQNGAFYYPGTLVETRNVKNFIYNHRNIAGAQSYHNFGGMFLRGPGAEEDQGFYTQSDIAVYDLIGKQGEKMIPGYNYYVLWKDLYTVYGGEIDWLALARGIFTFSNEINTSYRLFNKRSTEGRFQNDEFNEFDKYLLFGDAYVKWKPYKHPQYGDIEIGGSKKNNVRNTPGFMLEEEGHRNMAFTLLHAYHMPKIEIAEIKSKKLPGGLTEVTATIINTRAMPTHSSHDVRYKIERPDYITLKNAQVISGMIVDDADLNLTREQKFNPQTIEVPNIPGTLTGTGGGGGGFGGFGGGNYAVKVRWIVRGSADKYTVEVDSMKGGVVSKTE; from the coding sequence ATGTTGAAGAAAATATTTTCCGCAGCCCTTTTGTGTATTGGCGTACAGATGGCTGCCTTTTCACAAACCGACCCCGACCTGACAGGGATGCGCGCGTTGGGTACGCCCGCTAACCCGAAAGTAAAATGGGCATGGAACTACTACATGGACTATGCCGGCATCATGAAACTTTCGCAGGAATTGGTGAAGGCTTACCCCAATCTGGTAAAGATTGAGAACATCGGGAAGTCCACACAAGGCCGCGACATGATTGTGCTGGCCATCACCGACTACAAAAAAGGCAACGCCGACCGCAAACCGGGATTCTGGATTGATGGCGGCATCCACGCCAACGAGTTGCAGGGTACACAGTTTGCCATGTACACTGCATGGTATCTGGCTGAGAGCTTCGGCAAAGTGGAGTTCATCACCGAAATGCTGCAAGACCGCATTTTCTACATCCTGCCTACGCTCAGCCCCGATTCGAGAGAGCAGTTTTTGTTTAAACCCAACACTGCCAACTCATCCCGTTCAGGTTTGGTTGCCTTAGACGACGACGGCGACGGCTACGTTGATGAAGACGGTTACGACGACTTAGACGGCGACGGCGAAATTACCATGATGCGCCGCAAGTCGCCTACAGGCCGCTGGAAAGAAGACCCGAACTATCCCGCCCGCATGATTCCCGCAAAAGCCGACGAGCCGGGCGAGTATGAGATGTTGGGCATTGAAGGCATTGACAATGACGGCGACGGTCGCGTAAACGAAGACCTGCCCGGTACTTACGACCCTAACCGCGACTGGGGCTGGGGCTGGCAACCGGACTATGTGCAAAACGGTGCATTCTACTACCCCGGCACGCTGGTTGAAACCCGCAATGTGAAAAACTTCATCTACAACCATCGCAATATTGCAGGCGCACAGAGCTACCACAACTTTGGCGGTATGTTCCTGCGCGGCCCCGGTGCTGAGGAAGACCAAGGGTTTTACACACAATCCGACATTGCCGTTTATGACCTGATTGGCAAGCAGGGCGAAAAAATGATTCCGGGCTATAACTACTACGTGCTCTGGAAAGATTTGTACACCGTTTACGGTGGTGAGATTGATTGGCTGGCGCTGGCAAGAGGTATCTTTACTTTCTCCAACGAAATCAACACTTCTTACCGCCTGTTCAACAAAAGGTCTACGGAAGGCCGTTTCCAAAACGACGAGTTCAATGAGTTTGATAAATACCTGCTCTTTGGCGATGCGTATGTAAAATGGAAGCCTTACAAGCACCCGCAATACGGCGATATTGAAATCGGTGGCAGCAAGAAAAACAACGTCCGCAATACGCCGGGCTTTATGTTGGAAGAAGAAGGCCACCGCAACATGGCCTTCACGCTGTTGCACGCCTACCACATGCCCAAAATTGAGATTGCCGAAATTAAATCTAAGAAACTGCCCGGAGGTTTAACAGAGGTTACGGCTACCATTATTAACACCCGTGCCATGCCTACGCACTCTTCGCATGATGTGCGCTACAAAATTGAGCGTCCCGATTATATCACGTTGAAAAATGCGCAGGTTATCAGCGGCATGATTGTGGACGATGCAGACCTCAACCTGACTCGCGAACAGAAGTTCAACCCGCAAACCATTGAAGTGCCCAATATCCCCGGCACACTGACCGGCACAGGCGGCGGTGGCGGTGGTTTTGGTGGCTTTGGCGGCGGTAATTATGCCGTTAAAGTGCGCTGGATTGTGCGTGGTTCTGCCGATAAATACACCGTAGAAGTGGACAGCATGAAAGGTGGCGTAGTAAGCAAAACCGAGTAA
- a CDS encoding glycine-rich domain-containing protein: MTPEQAELWQKLKYFEMDDVKSALPFSARLARDNGWTLDFALRAVDEYKKFLLLAATLPHPVTPSDEVDQVWHLHLLYTRSYWDELCGQILRKPLHHGPTRGGNAERNKFNDWYNYTLTSYQTTFGHAPPKDIWPPAEIRFRFINFMRVNADTHFIIPKKHWWLLLKNQLKRLWLPRS, translated from the coding sequence ATGACACCCGAACAGGCGGAGTTGTGGCAAAAGCTCAAATATTTTGAGATGGACGATGTAAAATCGGCCTTGCCGTTTTCTGCGCGACTGGCACGCGACAACGGCTGGACACTTGATTTTGCCCTTCGCGCAGTGGACGAATACAAGAAATTTCTGTTGTTGGCAGCCACGCTGCCACATCCGGTAACGCCCTCCGATGAAGTAGACCAAGTTTGGCATTTGCACCTGCTCTATACACGCAGCTACTGGGACGAGCTTTGCGGGCAAATTCTCCGAAAACCTCTGCATCACGGCCCTACACGCGGCGGCAATGCCGAGCGCAACAAGTTCAACGATTGGTACAACTACACGCTGACAAGCTACCAAACAACATTCGGCCATGCTCCGCCCAAAGATATTTGGCCGCCTGCCGAAATTCGTTTTCGTTTCATTAACTTTATGAGAGTCAATGCCGATACGCATTTTATCATCCCTAAAAAGCATTGGTGGTTGCTCCTCAAAAACCAATTGAAACGATTATGGCTGCCGCGCTCGTAA
- a CDS encoding Uma2 family endonuclease, whose product MNANIITDISQLDLNKTYAYADYLLWQFSERVELIKGKIFKMSPAPGKQHQIISGNFHVSIGGYLKQHDKKCRLLAAPFDVRLLDSVKSKQSDRDIYTVVQPDLCLICDESKLDERGCIGAPDLIIEILSPGNSKKEMKIKYELYEENGVQEYWVVFPYESLLQRFVLNAQGKFELAKIYTDEDIITTPLLPDWQMVLGEILQD is encoded by the coding sequence ATGAACGCCAATATCATCACCGACATATCGCAATTGGATTTGAACAAAACCTACGCTTATGCCGACTACCTGTTGTGGCAATTCAGCGAGCGGGTGGAGTTAATCAAAGGCAAGATTTTCAAAATGTCGCCTGCGCCGGGCAAGCAACATCAGATTATTTCAGGCAATTTTCATGTTTCAATTGGCGGCTACTTAAAACAGCACGATAAAAAATGCAGATTGCTTGCAGCACCTTTTGATGTCCGCCTGTTAGACAGTGTAAAATCCAAGCAAAGCGACAGAGACATTTACACGGTCGTGCAGCCCGACCTCTGCCTGATTTGCGACGAAAGCAAGTTAGATGAGCGCGGGTGCATCGGTGCGCCTGACCTTATCATTGAAATCCTTTCGCCGGGCAACAGTAAAAAGGAAATGAAAATCAAGTATGAACTGTATGAAGAAAACGGCGTACAGGAATACTGGGTGGTGTTTCCGTATGAAAGTTTGCTGCAACGGTTTGTTTTGAATGCACAAGGCAAATTTGAACTTGCCAAAATTTACACCGACGAGGACATCATCACCACGCCGCTGCTGCCCGATTGGCAAATGGTGTTAGGCGAGATTTTACAGGATTGA
- a CDS encoding Uma2 family endonuclease, whose amino-acid sequence MGRLLEELNRQWQLEQERRHRFWEAIDGTVKAEFINGEEILYHSPVSGRHWMASTQLMRYMLPYVYDNQLGKVGYEKVMIRCTRNDYEPDVCFWTQERAAAFEPRQSVFPPPDFVAEILSESTRERDRGIKMQDYAAHGVQEYWLIDPDEQTVEQYLLGDGVFRLHLKLNEEGVLHAKVIQGFSIPLKSIFQE is encoded by the coding sequence ATGGGACGGCTGCTGGAGGAGCTCAACCGCCAATGGCAGTTGGAACAAGAGCGCCGCCATCGCTTTTGGGAGGCAATAGATGGTACGGTTAAGGCAGAGTTTATCAACGGAGAAGAAATTTTGTATCACTCGCCCGTAAGCGGCAGACATTGGATGGCGAGCACACAACTGATGCGCTACATGCTGCCTTATGTTTATGACAATCAATTAGGCAAGGTTGGCTACGAAAAGGTGATGATTCGCTGTACACGCAACGACTACGAACCGGATGTGTGCTTCTGGACACAGGAACGTGCAGCAGCATTTGAGCCTCGCCAAAGTGTGTTTCCACCACCGGATTTTGTCGCGGAAATCCTTTCGGAAAGTACTCGGGAGCGCGACAGAGGCATTAAAATGCAAGATTATGCCGCACACGGAGTCCAGGAATACTGGCTGATAGACCCCGATGAGCAAACAGTAGAACAATACCTGCTTGGCGACGGAGTTTTTCGCCTGCATCTCAAACTCAACGAAGAAGGAGTTTTACACGCAAAGGTTATTCAGGGATTTTCTATCCCCCTCAAAAGCATTTTTCAGGAATGA
- a CDS encoding M14 family metallopeptidase translates to MKHKHLLWMGLTCLALTGHAQAQTSYQSHEQRSSRLRTLASANGSLASVKSIGKSRGQRDIWLLTLSKGDAAKKPALLIVAGLEGAHLAGTETAIQMAEKMLANAGKDSIAKLLETKAIYIIPSANPDAQEQWAAKPRYARSENGLDYDNDRDGRLNEDPFEDLNGDGLITMVRVEDPTGTFIVSKDDPRVLVKADPAKGESGKYILITEGTDNDKDGKFNEDGAGGVHIDKNFTFDYPIFVDGSGDYAASEPEVRAISDFLYGSPNIFAVLTFGPNNNLSEAPKFDQSKVARRIVTGPTQKDASAMEQVSKLYNSLGLKDAPAMPQTKGNFSQTAYFHAGRFSFTTPGWWAPKVEAAKDTTKKADAGAGAATTAPAGGGRMGGGGAGAAAAGADNDDVRFLKWADREKLTDVFVEWKEIKHPDFPDKKAEVGGIAPYAKLNPPVNYLNETAEKHLKFIAGLGMQMPDVQIVNVRTESLGNGLNRITLQVVNKGLLPTYADMGDRVRWVKKVKTELFLGNGQSIVSGRKIILRNALAAGEAEEYTWLISGTGKLTIQAGCPTAGVASTEVTLK, encoded by the coding sequence ATGAAACACAAACACTTGCTTTGGATGGGGCTCACCTGCCTTGCATTGACAGGCCATGCACAAGCCCAAACATCGTATCAAAGCCATGAACAACGCAGTTCAAGGCTGAGAACATTAGCTTCAGCCAACGGTTCGCTGGCTTCCGTGAAGTCTATCGGAAAAAGCCGCGGACAACGCGACATCTGGTTACTTACGCTCAGCAAAGGCGATGCTGCCAAAAAACCGGCACTGCTCATAGTGGCAGGTTTGGAGGGCGCACACCTTGCCGGAACGGAAACGGCCATTCAGATGGCAGAAAAAATGCTGGCCAATGCCGGCAAAGATTCCATTGCCAAATTATTGGAAACAAAAGCTATCTACATCATCCCTTCCGCTAACCCTGACGCACAAGAGCAGTGGGCTGCCAAGCCCCGCTATGCGCGCAGCGAAAACGGACTGGATTATGACAACGATCGCGATGGCCGCCTGAACGAAGACCCTTTTGAAGACCTCAACGGCGACGGACTGATTACCATGGTGCGTGTGGAAGACCCGACAGGCACATTCATTGTGTCCAAAGATGACCCGCGCGTGCTGGTAAAAGCTGACCCTGCCAAAGGCGAAAGCGGTAAGTACATCCTCATCACCGAAGGAACCGACAACGACAAAGACGGCAAATTCAACGAAGACGGTGCGGGTGGCGTTCATATAGACAAAAACTTCACCTTTGACTACCCGATTTTCGTAGATGGTTCGGGCGATTATGCGGCTTCCGAGCCTGAGGTGCGTGCCATTTCCGATTTCCTGTACGGTTCTCCGAATATTTTCGCGGTGCTGACCTTCGGCCCGAACAACAACCTGAGCGAAGCGCCTAAGTTTGACCAGTCTAAAGTAGCACGCCGCATTGTTACAGGCCCTACGCAAAAAGATGCTTCGGCCATGGAGCAGGTTTCCAAACTCTACAATTCGTTAGGTTTGAAAGATGCGCCTGCCATGCCGCAAACCAAGGGCAACTTTTCGCAAACTGCTTATTTCCACGCAGGTCGTTTCAGTTTTACCACACCCGGTTGGTGGGCTCCCAAAGTAGAAGCAGCCAAAGACACTACCAAAAAAGCTGATGCGGGCGCAGGTGCAGCCACAACAGCTCCTGCCGGCGGCGGGCGCATGGGCGGTGGCGGTGCAGGTGCTGCGGCAGCCGGCGCAGATAATGACGACGTGCGCTTCCTCAAATGGGCAGACCGCGAGAAACTCACGGATGTGTTCGTAGAGTGGAAAGAAATCAAACATCCTGATTTCCCTGATAAAAAAGCCGAAGTGGGTGGTATTGCACCTTATGCAAAATTGAACCCTCCTGTAAATTACCTAAACGAAACAGCCGAAAAGCACTTGAAGTTTATTGCAGGATTAGGTATGCAAATGCCTGATGTTCAGATTGTAAACGTCAGAACCGAATCGTTGGGCAACGGCCTGAACCGCATTACGCTGCAAGTGGTAAACAAAGGTTTGCTGCCTACCTATGCCGATATGGGCGACCGTGTGCGCTGGGTGAAGAAGGTAAAAACAGAACTGTTCTTAGGCAATGGTCAAAGCATTGTTTCAGGCCGTAAAATTATTCTCCGCAATGCGCTGGCTGCCGGTGAAGCAGAAGAATACACTTGGCTGATTTCAGGAACAGGCAAACTGACCATTCAGGCAGGATGCCCTACGGCAGGCGTAGCTTCCACCGAAGTAACGCTCAAATAA
- the uvrC gene encoding excinuclease ABC subunit UvrC, whose protein sequence is MQEQEERSELMETIRNLPPAPGVYRYYNAADELIYVGKAKNLKNRVSSYFVKSNDKSRKTRQLVREIRRMEYTVVNSEFDALLLENNLIKQHQPRYNILLRDDKTYPYLCITNEPFPRLIPTRKRIEGRGTYFGPYASVKAMKTVLELVRRLYTIRTCKYALTPENIARKKFKVCLEYHIKNCKGPCEGLQTAADYDADMAQVFNILKGKLGVVRNYFREQMMEAAGRLAFEEAQVFKEKLEALEKFQSKSLVVNPDISDLDVVTITTDEKYAYLNYLHIEHGCIIQTKTVHLKKKLDESETDILSSMIVEFRQQFRSEAPRVITNVAPDIDFEGFEVMVPKIGDLKKLVELSYKNAMFYRKEKMQRDSEQKEQSKRVLDRLKADLNLPNVPMHIECFDNSNLQGTNPVAAMVCFKGGKPSKKDYRHFNIKTVEGPNDFASMYEIVTRRYRRLLDDHKTLPDLIVIDGGKGQLSAACQALKDLGIYGLVPIVGIAKRLEEIFYPEDELPLLINKKSEGLMLLQRIRDEAHRFAITFHRDQRSRKSIVSQLENIPGIGKQTAEKLLAKYHSVKKIATVPFEELAGLIGKDKAATVLKHLNS, encoded by the coding sequence ATGCAGGAACAGGAAGAACGCAGCGAACTAATGGAAACCATCCGCAACCTGCCCCCCGCACCGGGGGTCTATCGCTACTACAACGCGGCGGATGAGTTGATTTACGTAGGCAAGGCAAAAAACCTGAAAAACAGGGTGAGCAGCTATTTTGTCAAATCTAACGACAAAAGCCGCAAAACCCGACAATTGGTGAGAGAAATTCGCCGCATGGAATATACCGTCGTCAATTCAGAATTTGACGCGCTGCTGTTGGAAAATAATCTCATCAAACAACACCAGCCGCGCTACAACATCCTGCTGCGCGACGACAAAACTTATCCCTACCTCTGCATTACCAACGAGCCGTTCCCCCGCCTGATTCCGACGCGGAAGCGCATAGAAGGGCGCGGTACTTACTTTGGCCCTTACGCCAGCGTAAAGGCAATGAAAACCGTTTTGGAGTTGGTGCGCCGCCTCTATACCATTCGCACCTGCAAATATGCCCTTACGCCCGAAAACATCGCCCGCAAAAAGTTTAAAGTTTGCTTGGAATACCACATCAAAAACTGCAAAGGACCTTGCGAAGGGCTGCAAACCGCCGCCGATTACGATGCCGATATGGCGCAGGTTTTCAACATTCTGAAAGGCAAGTTGGGCGTTGTGCGCAACTATTTCCGCGAGCAAATGATGGAAGCCGCAGGCAGGTTGGCATTTGAAGAGGCGCAGGTTTTCAAGGAAAAGCTGGAAGCGCTGGAAAAATTCCAAAGCAAGTCGCTGGTGGTCAATCCCGATATTTCCGATTTGGACGTGGTTACCATTACGACCGACGAAAAATACGCCTACCTCAACTATTTGCACATTGAACACGGCTGCATTATCCAGACCAAAACCGTGCATCTGAAAAAGAAGTTGGACGAAAGCGAAACGGACATTCTCTCATCCATGATTGTAGAGTTTCGGCAGCAGTTCCGTTCCGAAGCGCCCCGCGTGATTACCAACGTTGCGCCCGATATTGATTTTGAAGGCTTTGAGGTGATGGTGCCCAAAATAGGCGACCTGAAAAAGTTGGTGGAATTGAGCTACAAAAACGCCATGTTCTACCGCAAGGAAAAAATGCAGCGCGACAGCGAACAAAAAGAGCAAAGCAAGCGCGTACTTGACCGCCTCAAAGCCGATTTGAACCTGCCCAACGTGCCGATGCACATTGAGTGTTTTGACAATTCCAACTTGCAGGGAACAAACCCCGTGGCGGCGATGGTGTGTTTCAAAGGCGGCAAACCTTCCAAAAAAGACTATCGGCATTTCAACATCAAAACCGTAGAAGGTCCGAACGACTTTGCCTCTATGTACGAAATCGTAACGCGCCGCTACCGCCGCCTGCTGGACGACCACAAAACCCTGCCCGACCTGATCGTGATTGACGGCGGCAAAGGGCAGTTGAGTGCCGCCTGCCAAGCTCTGAAAGACTTGGGCATCTACGGACTTGTCCCCATTGTGGGCATCGCCAAGCGTTTGGAAGAAATTTTTTACCCCGAAGATGAGTTGCCGCTGCTGATTAACAAAAAATCGGAAGGGCTGATGCTCTTGCAACGCATCCGCGACGAGGCGCACCGCTTCGCCATTACCTTCCACCGCGACCAGCGCAGCCGCAAAAGCATTGTGAGCCAATTGGAAAATATCCCCGGCATCGGCAAGCAAACCGCCGAAAAACTGCTTGCCAAGTACCATTCGGTAAAAAAAATTGCCACCGTGCCTTTTGAAGAACTTGCCGGGCTTATCGGCAAAGACAAAGCGGCAACGGTTTTGAAGCACTTGAACAGTTGA
- a CDS encoding sodium/pantothenate symporter encodes MKFVFQNASDTVGKSENEMTELASEQLVIAGWVSIAAYALLILFFVVRGARKITNLSDYAVGSVLFSPVAVGLSLAASMTSAATFIINPGFVAFYGISGVLSMAVMLPLGALVSLVVLTKGFRKVGMSVKALTMAQWIGTRYGSPAFAMFFAVLSLLLLTFIVLICVGLTKVISQTLNLPELPVLIGIVVFIFGYMMFGGANSMVYTNMIQALLMIAVAVILLTSGYEHFSAGVKGFMDKLAAIDPLLTAPLNPQSYLFRDWFEVAFCQLVVGVAIVCQPHIITRSLLLKNDKDVNRYLLTGVLVEILFFFVVFAGLYARLRFPDLTINGQAVPLDGILSAYVVSEFPVYVGLIVVLGLISAGLSTLEGLIQSLSTSISSDLLKPLAGKWLIRDEQNPQGLIPAILLNRLVIVVLGVLAVLVSWQQLVAPDLSVGIFAQNGVYAYFSAAFVPVLFGTFVKNVPLRVPVAGAVTATVVHFAVYYGRLTPYMEAPVRNPGIAAALAILSAVAVAGVLYWAGTGHALSVHEKKSV; translated from the coding sequence GTGAAATTCGTGTTCCAAAATGCCTCAGACACCGTCGGTAAATCTGAAAATGAAATGACTGAACTTGCTTCCGAACAATTAGTGATTGCCGGTTGGGTCAGTATAGCGGCGTATGCCTTGCTGATTCTGTTTTTTGTTGTGCGCGGCGCACGTAAAATCACCAACCTTTCCGACTATGCGGTGGGCAGCGTGTTGTTTTCGCCCGTAGCGGTGGGGCTTTCGCTGGCTGCCTCTATGACCTCTGCCGCCACATTCATCATCAATCCGGGTTTTGTGGCTTTTTACGGCATCAGCGGCGTACTTTCTATGGCGGTGATGTTGCCGCTGGGGGCGCTGGTTTCGCTGGTTGTTCTCACCAAAGGTTTTCGCAAGGTGGGCATGAGCGTAAAGGCACTCACCATGGCGCAATGGATTGGCACGCGCTACGGCAGCCCTGCTTTTGCCATGTTTTTTGCCGTGCTGTCGCTGTTGCTGCTCACCTTTATTGTGCTGATTTGTGTGGGGCTGACCAAGGTCATTTCGCAAACGCTGAACCTGCCCGAACTGCCCGTGCTGATTGGCATCGTGGTTTTTATTTTCGGTTACATGATGTTTGGCGGGGCTAATTCCATGGTTTATACGAACATGATTCAGGCGCTGCTGATGATAGCAGTTGCCGTTATATTGCTTACTTCGGGCTATGAGCATTTTTCGGCAGGCGTGAAGGGCTTCATGGACAAGCTCGCGGCAATTGACCCGCTGCTCACCGCGCCGCTAAACCCGCAATCTTACCTGTTCCGCGATTGGTTTGAGGTGGCATTTTGCCAATTGGTGGTAGGGGTGGCAATTGTTTGTCAGCCGCACATCATTACGCGCTCGCTGTTGCTCAAAAACGATAAAGACGTGAATCGCTATTTGCTAACGGGCGTGCTGGTGGAAATCTTGTTTTTCTTCGTGGTATTTGCGGGCTTATATGCTCGCCTGCGCTTCCCCGATTTGACCATTAACGGTCAGGCTGTACCTCTGGACGGCATACTTTCCGCCTACGTGGTGAGCGAATTTCCCGTGTATGTGGGGCTGATTGTGGTGTTGGGGCTGATTTCCGCAGGGCTGTCCACGCTGGAAGGCTTGATTCAGTCGCTTTCTACATCCATCAGCAGCGATTTGCTCAAACCGTTGGCGGGCAAGTGGCTCATCCGCGATGAGCAAAATCCGCAAGGGTTGATTCCCGCTATTTTGTTGAACCGCTTGGTGATTGTGGTGCTGGGCGTGCTGGCGGTGCTGGTATCGTGGCAGCAGTTGGTTGCACCCGATTTGAGCGTAGGCATTTTTGCACAAAACGGCGTGTATGCGTATTTCTCGGCGGCTTTTGTACCCGTTTTGTTCGGCACATTCGTTAAAAACGTTCCGCTGCGTGTGCCTGTGGCAGGTGCGGTAACGGCTACGGTGGTGCATTTTGCGGTGTATTACGGCAGGCTTACCCCCTACATGGAAGCACCCGTGCGCAACCCGGGCATTGCCGCCGCGCTGGCGATTCTGTCGGCGGTGGCGGTGGCGGGGGTGTTGTATTGGGCAGGGACAGGGCATGCCCTGTCCGTACACGAAAAAAAATCGGTGTAA
- the miaB gene encoding tRNA (N6-isopentenyl adenosine(37)-C2)-methylthiotransferase MiaB: MQQGLITDIEILEQVNEHTQSHEHRPTGEVRTTVENALAGQRKLYIESYGCQMNFSDSEIVASIMQEHGFGTTSRPEEADLVLLNTCAIRDKAEQTIRHRLGELNGFKKRNPEMTIGVLGCMAERLKAKLLEEEKIVDLVVGPDAYRDLPRLVGEVDGGTRAVNVLLSREETYADITPVRLDSNGVTAFISIMRGCDNMCSFCVVPFTRGRERSRDPQSIVAEAQDLFNRGYREVTLLGQNVDSYKWAGEANKKETDRAEAEGKPVVDFADLLEMVALIHPDLRVRFSTSHPKDMTDKVLHTMAKYDNICKYIHLPVQSGNSRVLELMNRTYDREWYIGRIDAIRRILGEDCGISSDMIAGFCTETEEEHQDTLSLMQYAKYDFSYMFYYSERPGTLAARKYKDDIPLEVKKRRLNEIIALQRDLSHERNQRDVGKIHRVLIEGESKRSADFLQGRNTANKVVVFPRKHYQKGQYVNVLVHSATAATLLGEVVE, encoded by the coding sequence ATGCAACAGGGACTGATTACCGATATTGAGATTTTAGAACAGGTAAACGAGCATACCCAAAGCCACGAACACCGCCCAACGGGTGAAGTCCGCACGACGGTGGAAAACGCGCTGGCAGGGCAGCGGAAACTCTACATAGAAAGCTACGGCTGCCAAATGAACTTTTCGGACAGTGAAATTGTGGCGAGTATCATGCAGGAGCACGGCTTTGGCACTACCTCACGCCCCGAAGAGGCAGATTTGGTGTTGCTGAATACCTGCGCCATCCGCGACAAGGCCGAGCAAACCATCCGCCACCGTTTGGGCGAGCTGAACGGCTTCAAAAAGCGCAACCCCGAAATGACGATTGGTGTGCTGGGCTGCATGGCAGAGCGCCTCAAAGCCAAGTTGCTGGAAGAAGAAAAAATCGTGGATTTGGTAGTAGGCCCCGATGCTTACCGCGACCTGCCGCGTCTGGTAGGCGAAGTGGACGGCGGCACCCGCGCGGTGAACGTACTGCTCAGCCGCGAGGAAACCTATGCCGATATTACCCCCGTCCGCTTAGACAGCAACGGCGTAACGGCGTTTATTTCCATCATGCGCGGTTGCGACAATATGTGCAGCTTCTGCGTGGTACCGTTTACCCGTGGCCGCGAACGCAGCCGCGACCCGCAAAGCATTGTTGCCGAAGCGCAAGACCTGTTCAACAGAGGCTACCGCGAGGTAACGCTGCTGGGGCAAAACGTGGACAGCTACAAGTGGGCAGGCGAAGCCAACAAGAAGGAGACTGACCGCGCCGAAGCCGAAGGCAAACCCGTGGTGGACTTTGCCGACCTGCTGGAAATGGTTGCGCTCATCCACCCCGACCTGCGCGTGCGTTTCAGCACCAGCCACCCCAAAGACATGACCGACAAGGTGTTGCACACCATGGCGAAATACGATAACATCTGCAAATACATCCACCTGCCCGTACAGAGTGGTAACAGCCGCGTGCTGGAACTGATGAACCGCACCTACGACCGCGAGTGGTACATCGGGCGCATTGATGCCATCCGCCGCATTTTGGGCGAAGACTGCGGCATCAGTTCGGATATGATTGCCGGCTTCTGCACCGAAACCGAAGAGGAACACCAAGATACGCTAAGTCTGATGCAATACGCCAAATACGACTTTTCGTACATGTTCTACTATTCCGAACGGCCGGGTACATTGGCAGCCCGCAAGTACAAAGACGATATCCCGTTGGAGGTGAAAAAACGCCGCCTGAACGAAATCATCGCCCTGCAACGCGACCTCTCGCACGAGCGCAACCAACGCGACGTAGGCAAAATCCACCGCGTGCTGATTGAAGGTGAATCTAAGCGTTCGGCAGACTTCTTGCAAGGCAGAAACACCGCCAACAAAGTGGTGGTATTCCCCCGCAAGCATTACCAAAAAGGTCAATACGTGAACGTGTTGGTACATTCGGCTACGGCGGCTACGCTGCTGGGCGAGGTGGTGGAATAG